One Halalkalicoccus sp. NIPERK01 DNA segment encodes these proteins:
- a CDS encoding MBL fold metallo-hydrolase, whose translation MDVEFLGGAGEIGRSAILVSGVDDDTLLIDFGMSTDNPPRLPLDCDPDAVVVSHGHLDHAGAVPALLSGEARPPVHWTGPTEELAMTLARDTLKLHGGSYRCPFTETELARLTQVSRTHGYREPFEAAGFEVTFSNAGHIPGSAHVLVTEAGRSPASGRTQSGDDGETRLLYTGDFHTDDQRLVSETTARPDADVVICESTYSDVTHDPRAEVEQRFVRSVRTTLWEGGTVVIPAFAIGRTQEMLLVCEEHDIPCYVDGMGKGVTRMLRRYPEFVRDPEALRRATSHARFVTGRDGQRKRIAEQNAAVVTTSGMLSGGPAMTYIPEIRRNPANKITMTGYQVEGTPGRELLETGSAEIDGRVMPVAARVESYDFSAHADREGLLEFLSGYEDTPILVNHGDRCGGFAAELREAGYDASAPEVGETIRVPSSTRARR comes from the coding sequence ATGGACGTCGAGTTCCTCGGCGGGGCCGGGGAGATCGGTCGCAGCGCGATCCTCGTCAGTGGCGTCGACGACGACACCCTCCTCATTGACTTCGGGATGAGCACCGACAACCCCCCGCGCCTGCCGCTCGACTGCGATCCCGACGCGGTCGTGGTCTCCCACGGCCACCTCGACCACGCCGGGGCGGTGCCCGCGTTGCTCTCGGGGGAGGCGCGTCCACCGGTTCACTGGACTGGTCCTACAGAAGAGCTCGCGATGACGCTCGCGCGCGATACGCTGAAACTCCACGGGGGAAGCTACCGGTGTCCCTTCACCGAAACCGAACTCGCACGCCTCACGCAGGTCTCACGAACCCACGGGTATCGAGAGCCCTTCGAGGCCGCCGGCTTCGAGGTCACGTTCTCTAACGCGGGCCACATCCCCGGAAGCGCGCACGTCCTCGTCACCGAAGCGGGACGGAGTCCCGCCAGCGGCCGGACGCAGTCCGGCGACGACGGCGAAACCCGCCTGCTCTACACGGGTGACTTCCACACCGACGATCAACGGCTCGTCTCGGAGACGACCGCCCGCCCCGACGCGGACGTCGTGATCTGCGAGAGCACCTACTCGGACGTGACCCACGACCCCCGCGCCGAGGTCGAACAGCGGTTCGTACGGAGCGTGAGGACGACGCTCTGGGAGGGCGGCACGGTAGTGATCCCGGCGTTCGCCATCGGGCGAACACAGGAGATGTTGCTCGTCTGTGAGGAACACGACATCCCGTGTTACGTCGACGGGATGGGCAAGGGGGTGACGAGGATGCTTCGGAGGTATCCCGAGTTCGTCCGCGATCCGGAGGCGCTTCGGCGGGCGACGTCCCACGCGCGGTTCGTCACCGGTCGGGACGGCCAGCGAAAGCGCATCGCAGAGCAGAACGCGGCGGTCGTCACCACCAGCGGGATGCTCTCGGGCGGCCCGGCGATGACGTACATCCCCGAGATCCGAAGAAATCCCGCCAACAAGATCACCATGACCGGCTATCAGGTCGAGGGCACCCCGGGGCGCGAACTGCTCGAAACGGGGAGCGCGGAGATCGATGGACGGGTGATGCCCGTCGCCGCACGTGTCGAGTCCTACGACTTCTCGGCACACGCCGACCGCGAGGGACTGTTGGAGTTCCTGTCGGGGTACGAGGACACCCCGATACTGGTGAACCACGGCGACCGCTGTGGGGGGTTCGCCGCCGAACTCCGCGAGGCGGGCTACGACGCGAGCGCGCCAGAGGTGGGCGAGACGATCAGAGTACCGTCGTCCACGCGAGCACGACGATGA
- a CDS encoding DUF4112 domain-containing protein, which produces MEDEGGGPNDDGSDWNDNGQFEWNLEELPLSGDVEATLERIEWVGDLLDEAVTIPGTNYRVGLDPLLGIVPVGGDAIGTVISLYIIGEAARVGVSKSTLAVMIGLVAADAVIGSIPVLGTLFDAVWKANKWNVSLLKRELGA; this is translated from the coding sequence ATGGAAGACGAGGGTGGCGGGCCGAACGACGATGGATCGGATTGGAACGACAACGGGCAGTTCGAGTGGAACCTCGAGGAGCTCCCCCTGTCGGGCGACGTCGAGGCGACGCTCGAACGCATCGAGTGGGTAGGCGACCTGCTCGACGAGGCGGTCACGATACCGGGAACGAACTACCGCGTCGGTCTCGATCCCCTCCTCGGGATCGTTCCCGTCGGCGGGGACGCCATCGGGACGGTGATCTCGCTGTACATCATCGGGGAGGCCGCCCGCGTCGGCGTCTCGAAGTCGACGCTCGCGGTCATGATCGGGCTGGTCGCCGCGGACGCCGTCATCGGCTCGATCCCGGTGCTCGGGACGCTGTTCGACGCGGTCTGGAAGGCGAACAAGTGGAACGTCTCGCTGCTCAAGCGGGAACTCGGCGCCTGA
- a CDS encoding cytochrome b/b6 domain-containing protein has protein sequence MTTLDHGKFSRVTTMFHSLLALTVFMLFFTGYAVAFNNELWWLVELMGGNTGVLAVHRVAGFALIFLTAFWVLYMLLRLGGSAGLTDVLPTPGDVAAFVQDLKFAAGMAEERHPNARQFAGYSADEIPLLSYVGKGVIAIFTVELILLMVSGLLIWQKTVLIDFYNSQSVVIAFVGFHGLLGVIMMMGVMFHTFEHTAHPAFYPVEMKAFLPKSDTPEFHGEADADSATGIERLRLKPSWGWVTNVLGVLTVIGIVSVLITSMDYGGYPISETLVFGEGSLLRTVGINIGVLVLFIGLFLSMYGNVLRARYMRQRRQKARTTATDGGERSNGSRSSSDR, from the coding sequence ATGACCACCCTCGACCACGGGAAGTTCTCCCGCGTGACGACGATGTTCCACTCGCTTCTGGCGCTGACGGTGTTCATGCTGTTTTTCACGGGCTACGCCGTCGCGTTCAACAACGAGCTGTGGTGGCTCGTCGAACTCATGGGCGGCAATACGGGCGTGCTCGCGGTCCACCGGGTCGCGGGCTTCGCGCTGATCTTCCTGACCGCCTTCTGGGTGCTCTACATGCTCCTTCGCCTGGGCGGTTCGGCCGGCCTCACCGATGTGTTACCGACGCCCGGCGACGTCGCCGCGTTCGTCCAGGACCTGAAGTTCGCCGCCGGCATGGCCGAGGAGCGCCACCCCAACGCCCGGCAGTTCGCCGGCTACTCGGCCGACGAGATCCCGCTGCTCTCGTACGTGGGCAAGGGCGTCATCGCCATCTTCACCGTCGAGTTGATCCTGCTGATGGTCTCGGGACTCCTGATCTGGCAGAAGACGGTGCTGATCGACTTCTACAACTCCCAGTCGGTCGTGATCGCCTTCGTCGGCTTCCACGGCCTGCTGGGCGTCATCATGATGATGGGGGTGATGTTCCACACGTTCGAACACACCGCCCATCCGGCGTTCTACCCCGTCGAGATGAAGGCGTTCCTCCCGAAGTCCGACACCCCCGAGTTCCACGGCGAGGCCGATGCCGACTCGGCCACGGGCATCGAGCGCCTCCGTCTCAAGCCGAGTTGGGGCTGGGTGACGAACGTGCTGGGCGTGCTCACGGTCATCGGGATCGTCAGCGTGCTGATCACGAGCATGGACTACGGCGGCTACCCGATCAGCGAGACGCTCGTCTTCGGCGAGGGCAGCCTCCTCCGGACGGTCGGCATCAACATCGGCGTTCTCGTCCTCTTCATCGGGCTGTTCCTCTCGATGTACGGCAACGTCCTCCGGGCGCGCTACATGCGCCAGCGCCGCCAGAAGGCCCGGACGACCGCGACGGACGGCGGTGAGCGATCCAACGGATCGCGATCCTCGTCGGATCGGTGA
- a CDS encoding 4Fe-4S dicluster domain-containing protein, whose translation MSANESTRERLSQGVMSIGDGMRIFPDVEACIDCGGCVVACKRTWDIPVDDQRIDITTMLEGVEGESGFNGRQVSAIEEGMNPGETSLPMQCYHCENAPCVSVCPTNALQKKDNGFVEVVDDLCIGCQYCLSACPFGAPQFPESNDGLSAVVGSGGVMDKCTGCEERQDVGQGPACAEECATDAILVGSSGEIADELEKRDSGAFFNDTALEIIFGDDAGMFDR comes from the coding sequence ATGTCAGCGAACGAATCGACGCGTGAGCGACTCAGTCAGGGCGTCATGAGCATCGGGGACGGGATGCGGATCTTCCCCGACGTCGAGGCGTGTATCGACTGTGGGGGCTGCGTGGTCGCCTGCAAGCGCACCTGGGACATTCCGGTCGACGACCAGCGCATCGACATCACGACGATGCTCGAGGGCGTCGAGGGCGAGAGCGGGTTCAACGGCCGACAGGTCAGCGCGATCGAGGAGGGGATGAACCCCGGCGAGACGAGCCTCCCGATGCAGTGTTACCACTGTGAGAACGCGCCCTGCGTGTCGGTCTGTCCGACCAACGCCCTCCAGAAGAAGGACAACGGCTTCGTCGAGGTCGTCGACGACCTCTGTATCGGCTGTCAGTACTGCCTGTCGGCCTGTCCGTTCGGCGCGCCGCAGTTCCCCGAGAGCAACGACGGGCTGAGCGCGGTCGTCGGCTCGGGCGGGGTCATGGACAAGTGTACCGGCTGTGAGGAGCGCCAGGACGTCGGGCAGGGGCCCGCGTGTGCCGAGGAGTGTGCGACCGACGCCATCCTCGTGGGTTCCTCCGGCGAGATCGCGGACGAGTTGGAGAAACGCGACAGCGGGGCGTTCTTCAACGACACCGCTCTGGAGATAATCTTCGGCGACGACGCGGGGATGTTCGACCGATGA